A single genomic interval of Nonomuraea rubra harbors:
- a CDS encoding MaoC family dehydratase N-terminal domain-containing protein, whose translation MALNRDFVGRTYPPSAPYEVSRVKIKEFAAAIGDNNPLYRDREAAQAAGYPDVIAPPTFPIVFSLQSGGEALVDPELGLNLAMVVHGEQRFEYVRPVHAGDELVMTSTITDIRTAGANELLTVRSDIRTVAGEPVCVTYNTIVERGGAG comes from the coding sequence ATGGCCTTGAATCGTGACTTCGTGGGCAGGACCTACCCGCCGAGTGCCCCGTACGAGGTCAGCAGGGTGAAGATCAAGGAGTTCGCGGCCGCGATCGGCGACAACAACCCGCTCTACCGCGACAGGGAGGCCGCCCAGGCCGCCGGGTACCCCGACGTGATCGCGCCGCCCACGTTCCCCATCGTGTTCAGCCTGCAGAGCGGCGGAGAGGCGCTGGTGGACCCCGAGCTGGGGCTGAACCTGGCCATGGTGGTCCACGGCGAGCAGCGGTTCGAGTACGTACGGCCCGTCCACGCCGGCGACGAGCTGGTCATGACCTCCACCATCACCGACATCCGCACCGCCGGCGCCAACGAGCTGCTGACGGTCAGGAGCGACATCCGGACGGTGGCCGGCGAGCCGGTGTGTGTGACGTACAACACGATCGTCGAGCGCGGAGGGGCGGGCTGA
- the rpmG gene encoding 50S ribosomal protein L33, whose product MAATDVRPKITLACQECKHRNYITRKNRRNDPDRLELKKYCPNCRCHRAHRETR is encoded by the coding sequence GTGGCTGCCACCGACGTTAGGCCGAAGATCACGCTGGCCTGCCAGGAGTGCAAGCACCGCAACTACATCACGCGGAAGAACCGGCGCAACGACCCGGATCGGCTTGAGCTGAAGAAGTACTGCCCCAACTGCCGCTGCCACCGCGCGCACCGCGAGACCCGATAG
- the pstS gene encoding phosphate ABC transporter substrate-binding protein PstS: MARSTWIAAVVVIVAIAVTAGAALAIGILLLSTKREHRSPQVAAAVRGSGSTAQKGAMDAWRADFERTHPGLRVTYDATGSGDGIRDFVSGRSVFAGSDVPMNPQEQAAADQRCGGRAMHLPMVIGPIALAYNLPTVPDLKLSPTTLTGIFSGRITRWNAPELAADNPGSRLPDTAIRVFHRSDDSGTTHNFLSYLKAAGRWPHQPSRRWSGATGEGVVSSSGMAQAVAHSQDSIGYVEYGFASSARLEMAKIRNAAGQFVPLTPESASKALKGARSAGRADDLVVRLDYLTEVPGAYPLILVTYEIVCANRKDPVVLTFLNYTASDAGQSYLPLYGYAALPDDLLAKVRGRLGART, translated from the coding sequence ATGGCAAGGTCAACCTGGATCGCTGCAGTGGTCGTGATCGTCGCCATCGCCGTGACGGCCGGCGCCGCCCTGGCGATCGGGATCCTGCTGCTGAGCACCAAGCGCGAACACCGGAGCCCGCAGGTCGCCGCGGCCGTCCGCGGCTCCGGCTCGACGGCGCAGAAGGGCGCGATGGACGCCTGGCGCGCCGATTTCGAGCGCACGCATCCAGGGCTGCGGGTGACCTACGACGCCACCGGCTCGGGTGACGGCATCCGCGACTTCGTCAGCGGGCGCAGCGTGTTCGCCGGCTCCGACGTCCCGATGAACCCGCAGGAGCAGGCGGCGGCCGACCAGCGGTGCGGGGGCCGCGCCATGCACCTGCCGATGGTGATCGGGCCCATCGCGCTGGCCTACAACCTGCCGACCGTGCCGGATCTGAAGCTCTCGCCCACCACGCTGACCGGCATCTTCAGCGGGCGCATCACCAGGTGGAACGCTCCGGAGCTCGCCGCGGACAATCCCGGCAGCCGCCTGCCGGACACCGCGATCCGCGTCTTCCACCGCTCCGACGACTCCGGCACCACCCACAACTTCCTGTCGTACCTGAAGGCGGCCGGCCGCTGGCCGCACCAGCCGTCCAGGAGGTGGAGCGGCGCCACCGGGGAAGGGGTGGTGAGCTCCAGCGGCATGGCGCAGGCCGTCGCGCACAGCCAGGACTCGATCGGGTACGTGGAGTACGGCTTCGCCAGCAGCGCCCGGCTGGAGATGGCGAAGATCCGTAACGCCGCCGGGCAGTTCGTCCCGCTCACGCCGGAGAGCGCCAGTAAGGCGCTGAAGGGCGCCAGGAGCGCCGGCCGCGCGGACGACCTCGTGGTGCGGCTCGACTACCTGACCGAGGTCCCGGGCGCCTACCCGCTCATCCTCGTCACCTACGAGATCGTCTGCGCGAACCGGAAAGACCCGGTGGTGCTCACCTTCCTGAACTACACCGCCAGCGACGCCGGCCAGTCCTACCTCCCCCTGTACGGCTACGCCGCGCTTCCCGACGACCTGCTCGCCAAGGTCCGCGGGCGGCTCGGTGCCAGGACCTGA
- a CDS encoding winged helix-turn-helix domain-containing protein: protein MIKWEPKYRYEEVADDLRERIHSGEFPPRTAIPAIPRIMQQYEVGRNTALHAVAVLAEEGLVVIKRSQGTFVVPPEDRPA from the coding sequence ATGATCAAGTGGGAGCCGAAGTATCGCTACGAGGAGGTCGCCGACGATCTCCGCGAGCGGATCCACAGCGGCGAGTTCCCGCCCCGCACGGCGATCCCGGCCATCCCGCGCATCATGCAGCAGTACGAGGTCGGCCGGAACACCGCGTTGCACGCTGTCGCCGTGCTCGCGGAGGAGGGGCTAGTGGTGATCAAGCGGTCGCAGGGCACGTTCGTGGTGCCGCCTGAGGACCGCCCGGCCTGA
- a CDS encoding GntR family transcriptional regulator → MEIDHDGRKPLKYQLADLLREQIMSGELAPDRAIPSEQQLMQRYELGRDTVRAGVAILKEEGYLVAERGRGTFVRPREEWPAQ, encoded by the coding sequence ATGGAGATCGACCACGACGGCCGGAAGCCGCTCAAGTACCAGCTCGCTGATCTGCTGCGCGAACAGATCATGTCGGGCGAACTGGCGCCGGACCGGGCGATCCCCTCCGAGCAGCAACTCATGCAGCGATACGAGTTGGGTCGGGACACGGTCAGAGCCGGAGTCGCCATCCTGAAGGAGGAGGGCTACCTTGTCGCCGAGCGAGGCCGGGGAACGTTCGTACGGCCGCGCGAGGAGTGGCCGGCCCAGTGA
- a CDS encoding GntR family transcriptional regulator: MTAVVKEPDKSQHVAADLRDKVMTGFYEPGEALPSTARLVETYQVAASTVSKAVGILKEEGFLRGEVGRAVFVRNKQPFVVAATAYKEPSPRGYKYDLLQVAEVDPSKEVSQALRLAEGERVVVRKRLLLWDGDPVELSWSYYPLSFAAGTPLSRKAKIRGGAPQVLTDLGLSEKAFEDRVSVRQPLKEEIDALRLPASVPVFRQFRTVYTDNNRPVEVSVLIKGGHLFELLYHQPVLPEKDSTTNR, translated from the coding sequence ATGACGGCTGTGGTCAAGGAGCCAGACAAGAGCCAGCATGTTGCCGCTGACCTGCGCGACAAGGTCATGACGGGCTTTTACGAGCCAGGAGAGGCGCTGCCATCCACGGCACGCCTAGTGGAGACGTACCAAGTCGCGGCCTCGACCGTGTCCAAAGCAGTCGGCATCCTCAAGGAGGAAGGGTTCCTCCGGGGCGAGGTTGGAAGGGCCGTATTCGTCCGGAACAAGCAGCCTTTCGTTGTTGCGGCCACCGCCTACAAGGAGCCGTCCCCGCGCGGCTACAAGTACGACTTGCTGCAGGTCGCAGAGGTTGACCCGTCGAAGGAGGTGTCGCAGGCCCTCAGGCTGGCAGAGGGCGAACGAGTGGTTGTGCGCAAGCGGCTGCTCTTGTGGGACGGCGATCCAGTCGAGCTCTCCTGGTCGTACTATCCGTTGTCCTTCGCGGCCGGCACTCCGCTCAGCAGGAAGGCGAAGATACGAGGTGGGGCACCGCAGGTGCTCACGGACCTCGGCCTATCCGAGAAGGCATTCGAGGACCGCGTTTCAGTCCGCCAGCCGCTAAAGGAAGAGATTGACGCCCTTCGTCTTCCCGCCAGCGTGCCAGTCTTCCGGCAGTTCCGAACCGTCTACACCGACAACAACCGACCGGTTGAGGTATCTGTGCTCATCAAGGGTGGACACCTCTTTGAATTGCTCTATCACCAGCCCGTGCTACCTGAGAAGGACAGCACGACGAACCGCTAG
- a CDS encoding GntR family transcriptional regulator has protein sequence MEDSTWTNVSADYVRPQQSGEADAWTTEAATQGGVGSNELREVAQVQPPTAIARALGLSEAEPAIVRRRLVLLDGTPVELADSFYPLQVAAGTPLAEPRKVRGGAVTLLAELGFLPRRVVETVRSRPATDEERDLLNLGPHDWVLVLSRVTHAGDDRPFEATVMTMVAAGRELRYEMTI, from the coding sequence ATGGAGGACTCGACGTGGACCAACGTTTCTGCTGACTACGTACGCCCTCAACAGTCAGGCGAAGCCGATGCCTGGACGACTGAAGCTGCCACTCAAGGAGGGGTGGGGTCGAACGAACTGCGAGAGGTCGCCCAGGTGCAACCGCCGACAGCCATCGCTCGCGCATTGGGACTCTCAGAGGCAGAGCCCGCCATCGTCCGCCGACGATTGGTGCTGCTCGATGGCACCCCGGTCGAGCTCGCTGACTCCTTCTATCCCTTGCAGGTTGCTGCTGGTACACCTCTCGCCGAACCACGTAAGGTTCGCGGTGGTGCGGTGACACTCCTCGCCGAGTTGGGGTTCCTCCCTCGGCGTGTCGTAGAAACAGTGAGGTCAAGACCTGCAACCGACGAAGAGCGTGACCTCCTCAACCTCGGCCCACATGACTGGGTTCTGGTATTGAGTCGAGTCACGCACGCAGGGGACGATCGCCCGTTCGAGGCCACTGTGATGACGATGGTTGCCGCGGGGCGAGAGCTCCGCTATGAGATGACGATCTGA
- a CDS encoding HU family DNA-binding protein, with translation MNKTELIAAVARRTGHSRQAVADVLAGITETIQAEVSDGGEVAIQFFGSFKRKHTPARDGRHPQTGQPMRIGESWTVKFAPAAGLKTAVRGRARSQQSPVSAVA, from the coding sequence ATGAACAAGACCGAACTGATCGCCGCCGTCGCCCGCCGGACCGGCCACTCACGCCAGGCCGTCGCCGACGTCCTCGCCGGGATCACCGAGACCATCCAGGCCGAGGTGTCCGACGGCGGCGAGGTCGCCATCCAGTTCTTCGGCAGCTTCAAGCGCAAGCACACGCCGGCCCGTGACGGCCGCCACCCGCAGACCGGGCAGCCGATGCGGATCGGCGAGTCGTGGACGGTCAAGTTCGCGCCCGCTGCCGGGCTGAAGACCGCGGTCCGCGGGCGTGCCCGCTCCCAGCAGTCCCCGGTGTCCGCGGTGGCGTAG